The proteins below come from a single Vanacampus margaritifer isolate UIUO_Vmar chromosome 10, RoL_Vmar_1.0, whole genome shotgun sequence genomic window:
- the LOC144059577 gene encoding uncharacterized protein LOC144059577, with translation MWCYQKPGFEAHLVAELQRQQQHRQFCDTLLRAEGVSVPVHSCVLSAISPQLSTALSSSPAPQAGREHLVEFGTVGARTLLHVVNLLYSGEMAGEGENEKQQAVSAAAKLGILGLVEVTRRDRRGGVGTEVGVQTDPVELSEKEVTCWRQEVGVGNAVLWKEMLSSDEKDAITETEEMQASSAHSCQSMPAYETIEVAQFESLVQADNQVVQLNVPTPLICLLDEAQNLPTSSVASLADSQSDMFSNPQAESRVLDGVRAEDKQFEQFLDDIPGFISHFLDMDSKEANTGRAKSKPRGRGRARPRGGACDGARRRGRRGRGGLTQTVDVQEVRVSRQHKSLLQRCGRTTSMRTGQGGGTIGRNLHLRTRPWSPQGRRRRPKLLDFCLSGKSHSWMGGGDNVKRERRKKTPHDTQVSHTAPPPVDSPGHFDHLFEEVMREMEVMETPPSQLPPTAQMCSCTITPCGADAGYHASSCAHVSTEVVSTGQANSETVILGPQAEFNLTAMLEDLLESLEQDGNNCVNRETQEEQDGSCFPQRTQQKTTSSRSRSNRRRAASLNNTKRARKPTRKKWRPLQVKKCIRESVRDTMADDKKIDDCRGDRKLQLLPVVKLNRHDALHPVSFQALKNPAQSKTNSPSVHQLVSVIRKGYPIRTICKPTQITPLPEQEPPHLGQPDCKRGRPNRKLPREGEVDALEEVQVRWENIATQEQAARKATKRIAQPEEDTRYIAGEAKRERLEPNVPLPDNSSEVSLETGSEEDIDVIGPLVSIPDPVTITWSLSSEGEEQEEDDEEIDVVGGAYVTSPP, from the exons ATGTGGTGCTACCAGAAGCCAGGATTCGAAGCCCATCTTGTGGCCGAGTTGCAGAGACAGCAACAGCACCGACAGTTCTGTGACACTCTGCTTCGTGCAGAAG GTGTTTCAGTGCCAGTACACAGTTGTGTCCTTTCAGCCATCAGCCCCCAGCTGTCCACTGCTCTGTCCTCCTCACCGGCACCTCAAGCTGGACGAGAGCATCTGGTGGAATTTGGGACCGTCGGAGCCCGCACTCTGCTCCATGTGGTCAATCTTCTGTACTCGGGGGAGATGGCCGGGGAAGGGGAGAACGAGAAGCAGCAGGCCGTGTCAGCAGCAGCCAAGTTGGGCATCCTGGGGCTGGTGGAGGTCACACGGAGGGACCGGCGAGGCGGCGTGGGCACTGAGGTGGGTGTACAGACTGATCCCGTGGAGCTCAGTGAGAAGGAAGTCACATGCTGGAGGCAGGAGGTGGGTGTCGGCAATGCTGTCCTctggaaagagatgctgtcaAGTGACGAAAAAGACGCAATAACTGAGACAGAAGAGATGCAAGCAAGCTCCGCCCACTCTTGTCAGTCCATGCCAGCCTACGAGACCATTGAAGTGGCTCAATTTGAGAGTTTAGTACAGGCCGACAACCAAGTTGTCCAACTAAATGTTCCGACTCCACTCATTTGCTTGTTAGATGAAGCCCAAAATCTTCCAACTTCATCTGTGGCATCTCTTGCTGACTCCCAGAGCGACATGTTCAGCAATCCTCAGGCAGAATCCCGCGTTTTGGACGGTGTAAGAGCAGAAGACAAGCAGTTTGAGCAGTTTCTAGATGACATTCCAGGATTCATCAGCCACTTTTTAGACATGGACTCCAAAGAGGCGAATACAGGGCGAGCTAAGAGCAAGCCGCGAGGAAGAGGCAGGGCCAGGCCGCGTGGAGGAGCTTGCGACGGAGCTCGAAGAAGAGGAAGGCGGGGCAGAGGAGGGTTGACGCAAACTGTGGACGTGCAGGAAGTACGTGTGAGCAGGCAGCACAAGTCGCTCCTGCAGAGGTGTGGGAGGACGACCTCTATGAGGACAGGCCAGGGGGGAGGAACCATAGGCAGGAATTTGCACCTGAGGACTCGACCCTGGAGCCCTCAGGGGAGACGAAGGCGGCCCAAATTATTGGACTTTTGCCTTAGTGGAAAAAGTCACAGCTGGATGGGAGGAGGGGACAACGTGAAGCGagaaaggaggaagaaaacacCGCATGATACACAG GTATCACATACTGCCCCGCCTCCTGTGGACTCACCAGGGCACTTTGATCATCTCTTTGAGGAAGTGATGAGGGAAATGGAGGTTATGGAAACTCCACCGTCTCAGCTTCCTCCAACAGCCCAGATGTGCAGTTGCACCATCACCCCCTGTGGCGCTGACGCCGGCTATCATGCTAGCTCATGCGCTCATGTCTCTACAGAGGTTGTCTCTACGGGACAAGCAAACAGCGAGACGGTCATTCTAGGGCCGCAAGCAGAGTTCAATCTAACAGCTATGTTGGAAGACctcctggagtccttggagcAAGACGGTAACAATTGTGTTAACAGGGAGACACAAGAGGAGCAAGATGGCAGTTGCTTCCCACAGCGTACACAACAGAAAACAACGTCCTCACGTTCACGCTCAAACAGGCGAAGAGCAGCTTCTCTCAACAACACTAAGAGAGCAAGAAAGCCCACACGAAAGAAATGGCGTCCTCTACAAGTAAAGAAGTGTATCCGCGAGTCAGTGAGGGACACAATGGCTGATGATAAAAAAATCGATGACTGCCGAGGAGACAGGAAGTTACAATTGTTGCCTGTGGTGAAACTAAACAGGCATGACGCTCTGCATCCGGTCAGCTTTCAGGCGCTCAAG AATCCTGCACAATCGAAGACCAACTCGCCATCAGTGCATCAGCTAGTCTCAGTTATCAGAAAAGGTTATCCGATCAGGACTATATGCAAGCCAACCCAGATCACA CCACTCCCAGAACAAGAACCGCCACATCTGGGCCAACCAGACTGTAAGCGAGGACGGCCCAACCGGAAGCTTCCCCGTGAAGGTGAGGTTGATGCGCTTGAGGAAGTTCAAGTCAGATGGGAAAACATTGCAACTCAGGAGCAGGCAGCGAGGAAGGCAACAAAGAGGATAGCCCAGCCAGAAGAAGACACTAGATATATTGCCGGTGAAGCGAAGAGGGAACGCTTGGAGCCAAATGTTCCGCTTCCTGACAATTCATCTG AAGTCAGCCTGGAAACAGGGAGTGAGGAGGACATCGATGTGATTGGACCGTTGGTATCCATCCCCGATCCGGTCACCATCACCTGGTCACTCTCTTCAGAGGGTGAGGAGCAAGAGGAAGACGATGAGGAGATTGATGTTGTCGGAGGAGCATACGTGACTTCTCCGCCCTGA
- the cryba1l1 gene encoding crystallin, beta A1, like 1, with amino-acid sequence MFRTTRSPMMQPLANSGMGLAPFFKVTVFEQEHFQGKSLEFTSECVNIQDCGLDNIRSIRVESGAWVGFEHHDFQGQQLILERGEYPHWDSYSGSLAYHVERLMSLRPIYCASHQSSRMIIFEKENFMGRSVEICDDYPSLQAMGWLTPEVGSMHVQCGAFVCYQFPGYRGQQYIMECERHSGDYQQCKTWGSHCQTPQIQSIRRIQH; translated from the exons ATGTTCAGAACTACAAGATCCCCAATGATGCAACCCCTGGCCAACTCAGGAATGGGCCTCGCCCCGTTCTTCAAG GTGACTGTGTTCGAGCAGGAGCATTTCCAAGGCAAGTCCCTGGAGTTCACCTCCGAGTGTGTCAATATCCAGGACTGCGGTCTGGACAACATCCGCTCCATCAGGGTAGAAAGTGGCGC CTGGGTCGGTTTCGAGCACCATGACTTCCAAGGCCAGCAGTTGATCCTTGAAAGAGGCGAGTACCCCCACTGGGACTCCTACAGCGGCTCCCTCGCTTACCACGTCGAACGCCTCATGTCTCTGCGCCCCATCTACTGCGCT TCTCACCAGAGCAGCCGCATGATCATCTTCGAGAAGGAGAACTTCATGGGCCGCAGCGTGGAGATCTGTGATGACTACCCGTCTCTGCAGGCCATGGGCTGGCTGACGCCTGAAGTGGGCTCCATGCATGTGCAGTGTGGCGC CTTTGTGTGCTACCAGTTCCCTGGCTACAGAGGCCAGCAGTACATCATGGAGTGTGAAAGACACAGTGGGGACTACCAGCAATGCAAAACCTGGGGTTCCCACTGCCAAACACCCCAGATCCAGTCCATCAGGCGCATCCAGCACTGA
- the crybb1l1 gene encoding beta-crystallin B1: MSSDKSKSSSQTDGKAAQSKKSEIGLTSYKMLVFDQENFQGRMIEISSEVMNICELGMERVRSLRVESGPFVGFEQINLCGEMYILEKGEYPRWDSWSNCQKNDYLLSFRPVKMDPDKHKICLHEVGEFKGRKMEIMDDDVPSLFSYGFTDRVGSIIVSCGTFVGYQFPGYRGSQYLLEKGDYRHFNEYGARTPQLQSVRRIRDMQWHQQGCYTLASK, translated from the exons ATGTCTAGTGACAAATCCAAGTCCTCTTCCCAGACTGACGGGAAGGCCGCTCAGAGCAAGAAGTCCGAGATCGGCCTGACGTCCTACAAG ATGTTGGTGTTCGACCAGGAGAACTTCCAAGGCCGCATGATAGAGATCAGCAGCGAAGTGATGAACATCTGCGAGCTGGGCATGGAACGTGTGCGCTCCCTTCGGGTTGAAAGCGGCCC CTTCGTGGGCTTTGAGCAGATAAACCTTTGTGGCGAGATGTACATCCTGGAGAAGGGTGAGTATCCCCGCTGGGACTCCTGGAGCAACTGTCAGAAGAACGACTACCTGCTGTCCTTCAGGCCTGTTAAAatg GACCCTGATAAGCACAAGATCTGCCTGCACGAGGTGGGAGAGTTCAAAGGTCGCAAGATGGAGATCATGGATGACGACGTCCCCAGCCTGTTCTCTTACGGCTTCACCGACAGAGTGGGCAGCATCATCGTCAGCTGCGGAAC CTTCGTGGGATATCAGTTCCCCGGTTACCGTGGCAGCCAGTACCTGCTGGAAAAGGGCGACTACAGGCACTTCAACGAGTACGGCGCCCGCACCCCTCAGCTGCAGTCCGTGCGCCGGATCCGCGACATGCAGTGGCACCAACAAGGCTGCTACACCTTGGCCAGCAAGTGA